TGATAGAAGCCGCTCCTGTCGTCCGCACGAGTATCACGGCAAACAGCAGCAAAGGCGTCTGGCGCACATACGTAATATATGAGCTTTTGCGTTCGGAATACCTCAGCATTGACGGCGCCGGATTACAGAAAATAAGCGATAACGACGCTTTAGAGCTTGAGGCGTTGCTAAACGGAATGGATACCAAGTAAATAGTGATTATATCAGAGAACTGACAAGCAAGCAGATCCATTTCCTAAAAAATTCAAAGCCATCCTTATTAAAACGGCAATAAGATAATTTTTGCTTTATAAGAGAAAAATCCATATACCAAAACATTTTCTCTCCAAGCGGCAATTATTTTTGCCGGGTTAATAAATAAAGAAAGGTAAGGTATTAAAATGACAGCAATCACAAATCGCAAAAGGATCCTCACCTCGGCAATGTGCGCGATCTTGCTCTTTTCCGCAACGCTCGGTTTTTCCGGGTGTGCGGTAAGCGCCAAAGCAGCCGACCTCATGGAAGGGATCGTACCGGACAGCGTTACAGGAAAGCCCGCCGACGACGCATTTATCTCCTCCTCGGCAGATTTTGCCATCAAGCTGTTTAAGCAAACGGCGGCGGCCGATAAAAGCTCAATGATATCTCCGCTTTCGGTCATGCTTGCGCTCGCAATGACCGCGAACGGCGCTTCCGCTCAGACTAAAGCCGAGATGGAAGCCACGCTCAGCGGCGTTTCGCTCGGAGACCTGAACAAATACCTTTATTCATATGTAAATTCGCTTCCCTCCGAAGAAAAATACCGTCTCAATATAGCAAATTCCATATGGTTCCGCGACAACCAAAGCATGATTAATGTCGAAAAGGACTTTTTACAGACAAACGCCGATTATTACGGCGCGTCCGCATATAAATCGCCTTTCAATAATCAGACTGTCGATGATATAAACGCGTGGGTAAAACGCAATACCGCGGAAATGATCGACAGTATAATTGATTCCATAAACGCGGACTCGGTCATGTATCTGATCAATGCGCTCGCCTTTGAAGCTGAATGGGATAAGGTTTATACGAAGGAGGATATCTCGGATGGTTCCTTCACCGCTTTCGACGGCACAAAGCGTTCCGTTAAGATGATGTACTCCGAAGAAAGCAAATATATCGAGACAAGCTCCGCGACCGGCTTTATCAAGAATTATAAGGACGGAAAATACAGCTTCGTCGCGCTTCTGCCAAATGAGGGCATAAATATAAGCGATTATATTTCCTCGCTTTCCGGTACCGATTTCCTCTCTGCGGTTAAAAACGCCAAAGACGAAAACGTCCTCGCCCATATGCCGAAATTCAGCTTTGATTATACGGTCGAAATGAACGAAGCTCTCAAAGCTCTCGGAATAAAGGACGCCTTTGACGGCGGCAAAGCCGATTTTTCAAAGCTCGGAAGCTCTCAGGCGGGAAATATTTTCATCGGTAATGTGCTTCATAAGACTTTCATTTCAGTCGACGAGCTCGGCACAAAGGCCGGAGCGGTAACAAAGGTCGAAATGTCAGTTGAATGTGCGCCTATGGGACATGAAATCTCTCTTGACCGATCCTTTGTTTACGCCATTGTGGACAACACGACAGGCCTTCCGCTCTTTATCGGCGCCGTGCTTGATATAGCAGATTAAGTTTGCGGCAGGCTCAAAGCGGTTTTGCTCTGAAAAAATAAAAAATTGCCGGAACAGGTTATAATTTAACCTGTTCCGGTGCGGCTTGCTAAAAAGTACGATTGCTTGTTAATTACGAAATTAATAATAATCTCACAAGCAATAAAAAATGTCGCTCTAGCAAGCGACTTTTTTTATTTGGTGGAGACAACAGAACTCGAATCTGTGACCTCTTGCATGTCAAGCAAGCGCTCTAACCAACTGAGCTATGCCTCCAAAAATATTAAATTTTCTTCTGAAAATCCATTTGTAATTATGGTACGGGTGACAGGACTTGAACCTGCATGTATAAAACACCGGATCCTAAGTCCGGCGCGTCTGCCAATTCCGCCACACCCGCATACGGCTTACGCTCCGGTAAAATTACCGTGCGGGCTGTATTATAACATTTTTATCGTTCTGTGTCAAGGGCTGCATATAAAGATTTATTAAAGTTTTATTAGTATTGTTGAACCTGCAATTTAAAACAGCAGAATATCAATATATGAATTAGGTGATACGTTTATTAATACTATTTCATATTGACATATTTACCGTTATATGTTATAATCGAATCATACTGATTAAATCAAAACAGAAACGGTAAATTAACAAATGGCAAGAACAAAATTATGCGACAGAGAGCTCCCTCCTTATACGAGGGGCGAAGAAATATTCAATATGGTTTCACACATTGTGGGCGGCGGCTTTGCCGTGATCGCGCTTGTGCTATGCGTGCTTCTGCCAGCGCTCAAGTCAAATACAGCCGGAGTGCTGTGCGGCGCGGTTTTCGGAATTTCGCTTGTGACGCTTTACACGATCTCAGGTATATATCACGGTCTTAAGGGCTGTACAACCGCAAAAAAGGTCATGCAGGTCATCGACCACTGCGCTATATTTTTACTGATAGCCGGAACCTACACGCCTATAACGCTGCTCGCCGTTGCCAAAGTATCTCCCACCGCGGCATGGATAATATTCGGAATCGTATGGGCATGCGCGGCGCTGGGGATAACGCTGAATGCTATTGATCTTAAAAAATACCGTGTCTTTTCAATGATCACATATATCGGAATGGGCTGGTGCATTTCCGCGGCGCTGCGTCCGTTCGCGGCATCCGTAGAGCCGGGAGCCGTTTGGCTTCTCGTTGCGGGAGGTATCTCATATACCGCCGGCGCGGTGTTCTACAGTTTCGGTAAGAAGAAAAGATATATGCACAGCATATTTCATCTTTTCGTGCTTGCCGGCAGCATTCTTCATTTCTTTTCGATCGCGCTTTATATACTCTGATCCTATCCAATATTTGCGGTTATGTCGGCGGAGGCGAGGCGGACGGCACGGAACAGATTTTCCGGCGTCATTTCGACCTGATACCCGACCTTTCCCGCGCTGAATGCTATTGTTTCAAAACCGGACACCGAAGAATCGATGACGGTGACAAATTCTTTTTTCATCCCGATCGGTGAGCATCCTCCGTGAATATATCCGGTCACAGGCAAAAGATCTTTCATTTTGATCATTTCTACCGATTTTTCACCGACCGACGCGGCTGCTTTTTTCAAGTCAAGCTCCGCGCCGGAAGGGATCATGAATACAAAATATCTCTGCGGCTTTGATTTTCCCTCCGTTACGAGCGTTTTAAAGACGCTTTCGGGCGGCTTTCCGATGATTCCGGCAACGGCAACGGCGTTCACGGCTAGCTCCGGCGGAAACGAATAGCTTTTATACGGTATTTTCATGCGGTCAAGAATTCGCATTACATTTGTCTTTTCTTCCATGAATTTTAAAATGCCTTTCTGCTTTCAAAACGATATATTATTGACGAAAAGGGGAACCAAGCGGTTCCCTTTTATTATACACATATTTTATTGAAATGCAAAGCCTGCTTACGTCGGGTGCTTTTCGCGAAAAGCCCCGAACCACCCAAAAGTTCATCGTTGAATTTCTGAAAATGAGTTTAGAGGATTCTTAAGGGCCCTTTTCCAAAAGGGCCCTTAAGCGTATTATTCTCCTCCGTACAGGCTGTAATATTCCTGTTTTGCTTCCTCTGCTTTTTGCATTCCCGTAGAGCACCGGGGGCTTGTCAGAGGGCATCTGCGACTGCAGCCCGTGCAAAACAGCTTGCTGAGATAAGCTTCAATAGTCGGGACATCGTTTTGTCCGGATGCGCCTGTGACAAAAGAGCTGCCGCTTTCCGTTATGTTTCCATTGTCTTCTGTTATAACCGGCTGTAATCCGCCGGTCGCGGATTCATCCGGTTGATTTACATCCGTTTCACCTGATACAGCCGATACAGGATAAACATCGGCTTCTTTGCCTCGAACCGAGATAAAAACAACGCCGTATATGCATACCGCGGCGGCAGCCGCTTTGAAAAACGAACCAGCAGCTCCGCGCAAGCTCTTTTTTGCTTCATCCGAACGCATTGATTTAGCTCCGAGAATGGCCGCGATATATTTTATATGAAGTAAAAGGTGGAACGTGAGAATACCAAGGCCGATATAAGACGCGAGCTTATGTACGGTGAAAACAATGAGTATATTAATCCCCGGGATTAAGAATAATTCCTTCGCTATTAGAATTCCCGTGAAGATGGTCGTCAGCATTCCGGTGGTCAGGATAATATCCGACCATAACAGCACCGTCTGCTTTAATCCGGCTTTTTTCCCTTTGAGCGCGGACAGCAGCATCGATTTAATTCTCTGATAATTAAGCGCAATATGCAACGCGAACAATATCCCGATGCTTATGCCGGCAACTTCGTGAAAAAGTGCTCCCGTCCCGAAATCGAACATA
This sequence is a window from Oscillospiraceae bacterium. Protein-coding genes within it:
- the ybaK gene encoding Cys-tRNA(Pro) deacylase, which produces MEEKTNVMRILDRMKIPYKSYSFPPELAVNAVAVAGIIGKPPESVFKTLVTEGKSKPQRYFVFMIPSGAELDLKKAAASVGEKSVEMIKMKDLLPVTGYIHGGCSPIGMKKEFVTVIDSSVSGFETIAFSAGKVGYQVEMTPENLFRAVRLASADITANIG
- a CDS encoding serpin family protein, encoding MTAITNRKRILTSAMCAILLFSATLGFSGCAVSAKAADLMEGIVPDSVTGKPADDAFISSSADFAIKLFKQTAAADKSSMISPLSVMLALAMTANGASAQTKAEMEATLSGVSLGDLNKYLYSYVNSLPSEEKYRLNIANSIWFRDNQSMINVEKDFLQTNADYYGASAYKSPFNNQTVDDINAWVKRNTAEMIDSIIDSINADSVMYLINALAFEAEWDKVYTKEDISDGSFTAFDGTKRSVKMMYSEESKYIETSSATGFIKNYKDGKYSFVALLPNEGINISDYISSLSGTDFLSAVKNAKDENVLAHMPKFSFDYTVEMNEALKALGIKDAFDGGKADFSKLGSSQAGNIFIGNVLHKTFISVDELGTKAGAVTKVEMSVECAPMGHEISLDRSFVYAIVDNTTGLPLFIGAVLDIAD
- a CDS encoding DUF4405 domain-containing protein; translated protein: MKKRTYEKLILDAVMTVLYIILMFDFGTGALFHEVAGISIGILFALHIALNYQRIKSMLLSALKGKKAGLKQTVLLWSDIILTTGMLTTIFTGILIAKELFLIPGINILIVFTVHKLASYIGLGILTFHLLLHIKYIAAILGAKSMRSDEAKKSLRGAAGSFFKAAAAAVCIYGVVFISVRGKEADVYPVSAVSGETDVNQPDESATGGLQPVITEDNGNITESGSSFVTGASGQNDVPTIEAYLSKLFCTGCSRRCPLTSPRCSTGMQKAEEAKQEYYSLYGGE
- a CDS encoding hemolysin III family protein translates to MARTKLCDRELPPYTRGEEIFNMVSHIVGGGFAVIALVLCVLLPALKSNTAGVLCGAVFGISLVTLYTISGIYHGLKGCTTAKKVMQVIDHCAIFLLIAGTYTPITLLAVAKVSPTAAWIIFGIVWACAALGITLNAIDLKKYRVFSMITYIGMGWCISAALRPFAASVEPGAVWLLVAGGISYTAGAVFYSFGKKKRYMHSIFHLFVLAGSILHFFSIALYIL